In the Anaerosporomusa subterranea genome, one interval contains:
- a CDS encoding methylglyoxal synthase, translating to MLTIALIAHDRKKEEMLSFVKEHKEMLEDKNLIATATTGRIIRENTNLEVTAYLSGPLGGDLQIGAQIANHEVDLVIFLRDPLTAQPHEPDITALLRVCDVHNVPVATNTCCAHLLLLAAAAR from the coding sequence TTGCTCACAATTGCATTAATCGCTCATGATCGCAAAAAAGAAGAAATGCTTAGTTTTGTCAAAGAGCACAAAGAGATGCTGGAAGATAAGAACTTAATTGCAACCGCCACTACCGGCCGTATTATTCGTGAAAATACAAATTTAGAGGTAACTGCCTACCTATCGGGTCCACTAGGCGGGGACCTTCAAATTGGGGCACAAATTGCAAATCACGAAGTCGACTTGGTCATTTTCCTGCGTGATCCATTGACAGCTCAACCCCATGAACCTGATATTACTGCTCTGCTGCGAGTTTGCGACGTTCATAATGTTCCCGTCGCCACAAATACATGTTGCGCTCATCTTTTATTACTCGCTGCTGCGGCGCGATAA
- a CDS encoding DUF362 domain-containing protein — MYKISSECIKCGACAAVCPVGAISEGDSQYIIDENCIDCGSCAAVCPVGAISPGE; from the coding sequence ATGTATAAGATTAGCAGTGAGTGTATTAAATGTGGCGCATGCGCCGCGGTTTGCCCAGTGGGCGCGATTTCAGAAGGCGATTCCCAATACATAATCGATGAAAACTGTATTGATTGCGGCTCCTGCGCCGCAGTCTGCCCAGTAGGTGCCATCAGCCCTGGCGAGTAG
- a CDS encoding RluA family pseudouridine synthase, protein MNEQNYTFSVEPCVENQRLDLFVTGQINELSRSHVQKLIIDGQVTVNGRPEKSNYRVRQGDNVLIEIPASRPLAAEPENIKLDIVYEDRDVIVVNKPRNMVVHPAVGNEAGTLVNALLGRCTDLSGINGVTRPGIVHRLDKDTSGVMVVAKNDKAHISLAEQIQTRVASRKYLAIVHGNVKENQGIINAPIGRHAIDRKKMAVTFTNSKKAITRFTVLERFNEYTFLECKLETGRTHQIRVHMAYIGHPVVGDPKYGPKQPHFHIQGQALHSTELAFFHPSTGERLTFTADMPQDMKVIISALRGRKGR, encoded by the coding sequence ATGAATGAGCAAAATTACACATTTAGTGTTGAGCCTTGCGTCGAAAATCAACGCTTAGATTTATTCGTGACTGGTCAGATTAACGAGTTATCACGTTCACATGTTCAAAAACTCATTATCGACGGTCAAGTTACTGTTAATGGGCGACCAGAAAAATCGAACTATAGAGTGCGTCAAGGGGATAACGTACTCATTGAAATCCCCGCTTCTCGCCCGCTTGCGGCTGAGCCCGAGAACATCAAATTGGATATCGTTTATGAAGATCGTGATGTTATTGTAGTGAATAAGCCGCGTAATATGGTAGTCCACCCAGCGGTGGGAAATGAGGCTGGTACATTAGTCAATGCATTGCTCGGCCGTTGCACAGACTTGTCAGGCATTAACGGCGTAACTAGGCCAGGCATTGTCCACCGTCTGGATAAAGATACATCAGGAGTCATGGTTGTGGCGAAAAATGATAAAGCCCACATCAGTTTAGCTGAGCAGATTCAAACTCGTGTTGCTAGCCGCAAGTACCTTGCAATCGTGCATGGCAATGTGAAAGAGAATCAGGGAATTATCAATGCCCCAATTGGCCGCCATGCGATTGATCGAAAGAAAATGGCAGTCACTTTTACGAACAGTAAAAAGGCGATTACACGATTTACTGTTTTAGAACGCTTTAACGAATATACTTTTCTGGAGTGCAAACTTGAAACCGGTCGTACACACCAAATTCGGGTACACATGGCCTATATTGGGCACCCGGTGGTTGGCGATCCTAAGTATGGTCCCAAGCAGCCGCATTTTCATATTCAAGGTCAGGCGCTGCATTCAACTGAGTTAGCATTTTTCCATCCCAGTACAGGTGAGCGCCTTACGTTTACTGCTGACATGCCTCAAGACATGAAAGTCATAATATCGGCCCTGCGCGGCCGAAAAGGCAGGTGA
- a CDS encoding TVP38/TMEM64 family protein has protein sequence MTFGKVTYLWRLALLGLAALTYQNLPCVNEFVNRGITYLKYRDFEGLRIFILSYGVWAPITSISLMALQSMVPLVPGLAITITIAWIFGWQWGALYSWLGALLGATLDFCLARWYGRPLVEKIIRPQQLDSFDAFFLKHGIIAVLITRLTPIVPFKVVSYGAGLTTIALCQFVLATGIGQTPAIILYSILGQNLVKNLFATVMITILLVVAGLTAYRYRDTLENLFCNKDSS, from the coding sequence ATGACATTTGGCAAAGTAACATATCTTTGGCGTTTGGCGCTTCTCGGCCTCGCTGCTTTGACTTATCAAAATTTGCCTTGTGTCAATGAGTTTGTCAATCGCGGCATCACCTATCTAAAGTATCGAGACTTTGAAGGGTTACGAATATTTATTCTTTCATATGGAGTGTGGGCGCCAATCACCAGCATCTCGCTTATGGCTCTGCAATCGATGGTCCCGCTTGTTCCTGGATTGGCGATTACGATAACAATCGCCTGGATATTCGGTTGGCAGTGGGGCGCACTATACTCTTGGCTTGGTGCCTTGTTAGGCGCCACTCTAGACTTTTGCCTGGCACGATGGTATGGACGTCCTCTTGTTGAGAAGATCATCAGACCACAGCAGTTAGATAGCTTTGACGCTTTTTTTCTCAAACATGGTATCATTGCCGTGCTTATCACGAGGCTCACCCCGATCGTGCCATTTAAAGTAGTTAGTTATGGGGCTGGCCTAACAACGATCGCTCTCTGTCAATTTGTGCTTGCGACAGGTATAGGACAGACTCCGGCCATTATTTTATACTCGATTTTAGGCCAAAACTTAGTCAAGAATCTATTTGCTACAGTTATGATCACTATTTTGCTTGTGGTTGCTGGATTAACTGCTTATCGTTACAGAGATACCTTGGAAAATCTATTTTGCAATAAGGACTCATCGTGA
- the ileS gene encoding isoleucine--tRNA ligase has protein sequence MDYSKTLNLPQTEFPMRAGLPEREPSMLEYWNNEKIYEKKLQAAKGKTKFVLHDGPPYANGNIHIGTALNKILKDIIVKYKSLRGFDAPYVPGWDTHGLPIEHAAIKILGLNRHELNPLDLRRECKEYALKCLDLQREDFKRLGVSGDWEHPYVTLYPAYEAKQIEVFGEMAKKGYIYKGLKSVYWCPSCETALAEAEIEYAEKKSHAIFVKFPLADDQGKLSETIKASPVFAVIWTTTPWTMPANVAIALNAELEYSWVKAANGEVYLLATELIDSVVKACNIGEYTILQSVKGQDLEGITFAHPFLDRTSVVILGDHVTLEAGTGCVHTAPGHGQEDFEIGQKYQLPVINPVDHAGRFTAEGGKFQGMFVEDANVPVIKELAAKGMLLGKSSLKHQYAHCWRCKNPIIYRATEQWFASVDGFRDAALKAIGEVQWIPAWGEDRIRNMVADRQDWCISRQRVWGVPIPIFYCNSCQEHIITDDTIKAVADLFHNEGSDSWWARTAEEILPKGFVCPHCGDSSFRKETDIMDVWFDSGSSHRAVLEQRPELTWPADLYLEGSDQHRGWFQSSLLTSVATRAQAPYKAVLTHGFVVDGEGRKMSKSIGNTIYPQDVIKQYGADILRLWVSSSDYKADIRISNDILKQMSEVYRKIRNTFRYILGNLYDFRPETDCLPYEQLEEIDRWALLRLEQLKQKVANAYEDYEYHQLFHAVHNFCAVDLSAIYLDILKDRLYSSTPGSKARLAAQTTIYEILTTLVPMIAPVLTFTAEEVWQFMPKMPDFPESVQLAKWPLEKPQYLDSALEEKWAGILSIRSELTKALETARRNKVIGHSLDAKIDIFAAGHELEQLNEVAKEMAAILIVSGVSIHAGLEHAPADAFRAQGLQLAAVITAASGEKCERCWIYDEAIGSDPDHHTLCPRCAAVVKTL, from the coding sequence TTGGATTATAGTAAAACATTGAATTTGCCACAAACAGAGTTTCCCATGCGGGCCGGTCTGCCTGAACGAGAGCCGTCAATGCTTGAATACTGGAATAATGAAAAAATATATGAGAAAAAGCTGCAAGCAGCTAAAGGAAAAACTAAGTTTGTTCTGCATGACGGACCGCCTTATGCAAATGGCAATATACATATTGGCACTGCACTGAATAAAATTCTCAAGGATATCATTGTAAAGTACAAATCTTTGCGCGGTTTTGATGCCCCCTATGTACCAGGCTGGGACACGCATGGACTGCCGATTGAACATGCGGCTATTAAAATTCTTGGTCTTAATCGTCATGAACTAAATCCACTTGATTTGCGGCGTGAGTGCAAAGAATACGCGTTAAAGTGCTTAGACCTGCAGCGGGAAGATTTTAAACGGTTGGGAGTCAGCGGTGACTGGGAGCATCCCTATGTCACACTCTATCCTGCGTACGAGGCCAAGCAAATTGAAGTCTTCGGCGAAATGGCAAAGAAAGGCTACATTTATAAAGGCCTAAAATCAGTTTATTGGTGCCCATCGTGCGAAACAGCATTGGCCGAAGCTGAAATTGAATACGCTGAAAAAAAATCACATGCAATCTTTGTTAAGTTCCCGCTCGCCGACGATCAGGGAAAACTATCCGAAACAATTAAAGCAAGCCCTGTATTCGCTGTTATCTGGACAACAACTCCTTGGACAATGCCAGCAAACGTGGCGATTGCACTCAATGCAGAGTTAGAGTATTCTTGGGTCAAAGCCGCAAACGGTGAGGTTTACCTGTTGGCCACAGAACTCATCGACTCTGTTGTTAAGGCATGCAATATAGGTGAGTATACTATTTTACAATCAGTAAAAGGTCAGGACCTAGAAGGGATTACATTTGCGCACCCATTTTTGGATCGCACGTCAGTTGTTATCCTTGGCGACCACGTAACTCTAGAAGCGGGAACTGGTTGCGTGCATACAGCACCGGGCCATGGTCAGGAAGACTTTGAGATTGGTCAGAAATACCAACTACCTGTTATTAATCCAGTAGACCATGCCGGCCGGTTTACAGCTGAAGGCGGAAAGTTTCAAGGTATGTTTGTTGAGGACGCCAACGTACCGGTGATAAAAGAGTTGGCTGCAAAAGGCATGCTATTAGGTAAGAGCTCGCTAAAACACCAATATGCCCATTGCTGGCGCTGCAAGAACCCAATCATTTATCGAGCCACAGAGCAGTGGTTTGCATCCGTAGACGGATTCCGCGATGCGGCCTTAAAAGCAATTGGCGAGGTGCAGTGGATTCCCGCATGGGGCGAAGATCGAATCCGCAACATGGTCGCTGATCGGCAAGATTGGTGCATTTCCCGCCAGCGTGTCTGGGGAGTTCCTATTCCCATTTTTTATTGCAATTCGTGCCAAGAACATATCATTACCGATGATACCATTAAGGCAGTTGCAGATCTATTTCATAACGAAGGATCCGACTCTTGGTGGGCTAGAACCGCAGAAGAGATCTTGCCTAAGGGATTTGTTTGTCCGCATTGCGGAGACTCGTCTTTCCGCAAAGAAACAGATATTATGGATGTATGGTTTGATAGCGGCTCCAGTCATAGAGCAGTTCTTGAACAACGACCTGAGTTGACCTGGCCGGCTGACTTGTATCTAGAAGGCAGCGATCAGCATCGTGGTTGGTTTCAGTCATCGTTGCTAACATCTGTAGCCACCCGGGCGCAAGCTCCTTATAAGGCAGTTCTGACTCATGGCTTTGTTGTTGATGGCGAAGGTCGTAAAATGTCAAAATCCATTGGCAATACAATCTATCCTCAAGACGTTATCAAACAATACGGCGCAGACATTTTGCGTTTGTGGGTGTCTTCATCAGACTATAAAGCTGATATTCGCATTTCTAATGATATCTTGAAGCAGATGTCTGAGGTCTATCGTAAAATTCGCAATACGTTCCGTTACATTCTTGGCAATTTATACGACTTCCGGCCCGAAACTGATTGTCTGCCCTATGAACAGCTCGAGGAAATCGACCGTTGGGCACTTTTGCGTTTGGAGCAGCTTAAGCAAAAAGTAGCCAACGCATACGAAGACTATGAATATCATCAACTGTTCCACGCAGTCCACAATTTCTGCGCCGTTGATCTCAGCGCCATTTACCTGGACATTCTTAAAGACCGCTTATATTCTTCAACGCCAGGATCTAAAGCGCGACTGGCAGCGCAGACGACCATCTACGAGATATTGACAACACTTGTACCGATGATCGCACCTGTACTAACGTTTACCGCCGAGGAAGTCTGGCAATTTATGCCGAAAATGCCAGATTTCCCGGAAAGTGTGCAACTAGCCAAATGGCCTCTGGAGAAGCCCCAATACCTCGACTCAGCGTTAGAAGAGAAATGGGCAGGTATTCTATCCATACGCAGTGAATTGACAAAAGCATTGGAAACGGCTCGCCGAAATAAAGTTATTGGCCATTCACTTGACGCCAAAATTGATATCTTCGCTGCCGGTCATGAGTTAGAACAATTAAACGAAGTAGCGAAAGAAATGGCGGCTATCCTGATAGTTTCGGGAGTATCGATTCACGCGGGACTGGAACATGCTCCTGCAGATGCGTTCCGCGCCCAAGGCTTGCAATTGGCCGCTGTCATCACCGCTGCATCTGGCGAAAAGTGTGAGCGCTGCTGGATTTATGACGAAGCAATTGGCAGTGACCCTGATCACCATACACTATGTCCACGTTGCGCGGCTGTCGTAAAAACCTTATAA
- the lspA gene encoding signal peptidase II, whose translation MPILLLAAVVVAFDQWSKYYVESHMQLGMSIPLIENVFHLTYVLNPGAAFGMLEHRTSFFIVVALLLVAAVVYFYPRIPPGHLLLRTGIGLQVGGAVGNVIDRVKTGYVIDFFDFRIWPVFNIADMAIVGGVGMIILSILRSQQKEGQHE comes from the coding sequence GTGCCTATATTACTATTAGCAGCTGTCGTAGTGGCTTTCGATCAATGGTCAAAGTATTATGTTGAATCTCATATGCAGCTTGGTATGAGTATTCCTTTGATTGAAAATGTATTTCATTTAACATATGTGCTGAATCCTGGAGCTGCTTTTGGCATGTTGGAGCATCGCACCTCTTTTTTTATCGTTGTTGCTTTGCTCTTGGTGGCGGCGGTAGTCTATTTCTATCCGCGGATTCCACCAGGCCATTTGTTGCTGCGCACCGGTATCGGACTACAGGTGGGCGGAGCAGTAGGGAATGTAATTGATCGCGTCAAAACTGGATATGTTATTGACTTCTTTGATTTTCGAATTTGGCCGGTTTTTAATATCGCTGACATGGCTATTGTGGGCGGTGTAGGCATGATCATCCTTTCCATTCTTCGGTCTCAGCAAAAGGAAGGACAGCATGAATGA
- a CDS encoding DUF167 domain-containing protein, protein MSIKELPDGVVITVKVQPRSSRNRIVKDTSDSIKAYLNAPPVDGAANHACLALLSELLRVPKSNVLLVSGYKSRTKAIKILGVSAKQFLASIEVNVDKN, encoded by the coding sequence TTGAGCATTAAAGAACTGCCGGATGGAGTCGTTATAACTGTCAAGGTTCAGCCTCGTTCAAGCCGTAACCGAATCGTAAAGGACACCAGCGACAGTATCAAAGCCTATCTTAACGCTCCGCCAGTTGATGGCGCCGCTAATCATGCCTGTCTTGCTTTGCTTTCCGAATTGCTGCGAGTGCCTAAGAGTAATGTTCTTCTAGTATCTGGGTACAAAAGCCGTACTAAAGCAATTAAAATCCTTGGGGTCTCTGCGAAACAATTTCTTGCGTCTATAGAAGTCAATGTCGACAAAAATTGA
- a CDS encoding DivIVA domain-containing protein codes for MLTPLDIHNKEFKKGFRGYNEEDVDQFLDKVIKDYEKLYRENIELKETLERLSGKLEHYQNLETTLNNTLVVAQETAEDVKLNAKKEAELITKEAEVTASRIVDEARNKARKLTTEYEDLQRQTHIYRSRMRTLLQAQLDMLNVSEDEEA; via the coding sequence ATGTTGACACCCCTAGATATTCATAACAAAGAATTTAAAAAAGGTTTTCGTGGTTATAACGAAGAAGATGTCGATCAATTTCTTGATAAGGTAATCAAAGACTACGAAAAACTGTATCGCGAAAACATCGAATTAAAAGAAACCCTCGAACGTCTTAGCGGCAAATTGGAACATTATCAAAATCTTGAAACCACTCTAAATAACACTCTGGTTGTGGCCCAGGAAACGGCAGAAGACGTCAAGCTAAACGCGAAAAAAGAGGCTGAGCTAATTACGAAAGAGGCTGAAGTGACAGCGTCCCGTATCGTAGATGAAGCCAGAAATAAGGCACGCAAATTGACAACTGAGTATGAAGACCTGCAACGACAAACCCATATCTATCGAAGTCGTATGCGCACATTGCTGCAGGCGCAGCTTGATATGCTCAACGTATCCGAAGATGAAGAAGCATAA
- the pyrR gene encoding bifunctional pyr operon transcriptional regulator/uracil phosphoribosyltransferase PyrR, whose product MSKLVEKTTLMDAQGIQRALTRIAHEIIEKNKGVQAVALVGIRTRGVPLAIRLAEIIEKIEGRRPPVGVLDITLYRDDLSTLSHQPIVHETKLPFVLDDVKIILVDDVLFTGRTVRAALDALIDIGRPTSIQLAVLIDRGHRELPIRADYVGKNVPTSKREVVSVQLASVDSIEQVVLQEFVDE is encoded by the coding sequence TTGAGTAAATTAGTCGAGAAAACAACCCTCATGGATGCCCAAGGGATTCAACGAGCTTTGACCCGCATTGCGCATGAAATTATTGAAAAGAACAAAGGAGTTCAAGCTGTTGCGCTCGTCGGCATTCGTACTCGGGGTGTCCCGTTAGCTATTAGGCTGGCAGAAATTATTGAGAAGATCGAGGGCAGAAGGCCCCCTGTCGGGGTGCTCGACATCACTCTTTACCGTGATGATCTATCAACCCTAAGTCACCAACCGATTGTCCACGAAACGAAATTACCATTTGTTTTAGATGATGTGAAAATTATCTTGGTTGACGATGTGTTATTTACCGGACGAACCGTTCGGGCAGCTTTAGACGCCTTAATAGACATTGGCAGACCAACTTCGATTCAACTTGCTGTTCTTATTGACCGTGGACATCGTGAGCTTCCCATTCGAGCGGACTATGTAGGGAAAAACGTACCTACGTCGAAACGGGAAGTAGTCAGTGTCCAACTTGCATCCGTCGATTCTATTGAGCAAGTCGTACTACAAGAATTTGTTGATGAATAA
- a CDS encoding nitroreductase family protein — MAKDVFECMKDSQSIRHFKSEPIPESVLTRILEAACWAPSAGNLQPWYFYVVKNQQLKDKIFEVSFEQEQIKQAPVLIVVLSDPARSNERYHERGAQLYCLQDTAAATQNMLLAAEALDIGSCWIGAFDEVKVQTLLEAPPRLRAVAMLAIGYSDEKERQTKERLRVAEVAKIIE, encoded by the coding sequence ATGGCGAAAGATGTTTTTGAATGTATGAAAGACAGTCAAAGTATCCGGCACTTCAAATCAGAACCTATTCCGGAAAGCGTATTAACCCGTATTCTCGAAGCGGCGTGCTGGGCTCCTAGTGCCGGTAATCTGCAACCCTGGTATTTCTATGTTGTAAAAAACCAACAACTAAAAGACAAGATTTTCGAAGTTAGTTTTGAACAAGAACAAATTAAACAGGCACCTGTACTCATTGTAGTTTTATCTGATCCAGCTCGCTCCAATGAACGCTATCATGAGCGCGGAGCGCAGTTGTATTGCTTGCAAGATACGGCCGCCGCAACGCAAAATATGTTATTGGCTGCAGAAGCCTTGGATATTGGTTCGTGCTGGATTGGTGCGTTCGATGAAGTGAAAGTGCAGACCCTTTTAGAAGCTCCCCCCCGCCTGCGCGCAGTTGCTATGCTGGCGATTGGTTATAGTGATGAAAAGGAGCGGCAAACTAAAGAACGATTACGTGTTGCGGAAGTAGCAAAAATAATTGAGTAA
- a CDS encoding TraR/DksA C4-type zinc finger protein, translated as MNADRLEQAAKRLKIEKQKLTGMIEKIEENGISQALGDSTGELSAYDNHPADLGSEVFERSKDIALRDNENILIADIEHALDKIEEGSYGTCDVCKTVIPDARLKALPWAATCVDCQQKLDSHDIAVRPIEEYSLEPPFGRTFLDRDAKQNVGFDGEDSLQDVWQYGSSDSPQDLPGSRDFSDLNMDPNEQVGIVDQVDNLPAHMDGSRDQSAQLNRESSRKRMSRIL; from the coding sequence ATGAACGCTGATAGGCTCGAACAAGCTGCCAAACGTCTAAAGATTGAAAAACAGAAACTCACTGGAATGATTGAGAAAATTGAAGAAAACGGCATCAGTCAGGCGCTAGGCGATAGCACTGGCGAATTATCAGCTTATGACAACCATCCAGCAGACTTAGGCAGTGAAGTGTTCGAACGGAGTAAAGATATCGCGTTGCGTGATAATGAGAATATCCTAATAGCCGATATCGAACATGCTTTGGATAAGATTGAAGAAGGCAGCTATGGGACATGCGATGTATGCAAAACCGTCATTCCCGATGCCAGATTGAAAGCTCTGCCTTGGGCGGCGACGTGTGTCGATTGCCAGCAGAAGTTAGATTCGCATGATATCGCTGTACGTCCAATAGAAGAATATTCCTTGGAACCACCTTTCGGGCGGACATTTCTTGACCGGGACGCAAAACAAAATGTGGGATTCGACGGTGAAGATAGTCTGCAAGACGTTTGGCAATATGGAAGCTCTGATTCACCGCAAGATTTGCCAGGTTCGCGTGACTTCTCTGATTTAAATATGGATCCAAACGAGCAGGTTGGCATTGTCGACCAAGTAGATAACTTACCTGCACACATGGATGGTTCACGTGACCAATCCGCCCAGCTCAATCGTGAGTCTTCTCGCAAACGTATGAGCAGAATTTTATAA
- a CDS encoding NFACT family protein, which produces MSLDGLSLSLLVAELNNTLCGGRIEKIFQPDAHSLTLFIRIPGKTVRLVLSADSKQPRMNISLDSVENPNVPPAFCMLLRKHLDDGRINSIVQHSLDRTVMIHVDVREEGGTIAVKTLIVELMGKHSNIIFVHKDTIIDAIHRVGPAMSRYRQVLPGRQYNLPPGQDKINILDIAPETFVNGLKAQTGLLQKVIINQTIGLGPVTVKEILWRAGIGLEKMTTDIDRSGWSQLQSAIESIIGPIKKLVAIPHVRVNTANKVTGFAGFTLEHLTDATYEFTTMSQAVDFISGLTPQAPPEKERLQKFVANELKRLQRKKEVLTEEHELANAADELRHKADILMTYLSTLQQGQAIVNLPDIYAEQPNTIIQIELDQRETPSRNAQIYYNRYNKQKRAQQNLAVQLTQLNEESNYLESVQLMLEHTQTTQETREIEEELIAGGYLAKRGKRKPEPVSAPLTILLGDGCVITVGKNNRQNDIVTFKMSRPDDLWFHTKDIPGSHVILRSVGSPDNGALQTAAMVAAYFSKARQSSSVPVDYTLRRHVKKPNGAKPGFVIYDKQNTLFVTPEEKTVNELLNNKK; this is translated from the coding sequence ATGAGTTTGGATGGATTATCGCTCTCTTTATTAGTAGCTGAATTAAATAATACACTGTGCGGCGGACGGATAGAGAAAATTTTTCAGCCAGATGCACACAGCTTAACCTTATTTATTCGCATTCCTGGAAAAACGGTGCGCCTGGTTCTATCGGCAGATTCTAAACAGCCACGCATGAATATTTCATTAGATAGTGTGGAAAATCCTAATGTTCCGCCTGCTTTCTGCATGTTATTGCGAAAACATTTAGATGACGGCCGTATTAACTCCATAGTACAGCACAGTCTGGACAGAACGGTCATGATTCATGTTGATGTGCGCGAAGAAGGTGGGACGATTGCCGTCAAAACCTTGATTGTTGAATTAATGGGCAAACACAGCAACATTATTTTTGTGCATAAAGACACCATCATAGATGCTATTCACCGCGTTGGGCCGGCAATGAGCCGTTATCGTCAGGTTCTCCCTGGCAGACAATATAACTTGCCTCCAGGTCAAGACAAGATAAATATATTGGATATAGCCCCGGAAACGTTTGTAAATGGGCTTAAAGCTCAAACAGGTCTATTACAGAAAGTGATCATCAACCAAACTATCGGCTTGGGTCCGGTAACTGTTAAAGAGATTCTTTGGCGAGCCGGAATTGGGTTGGAGAAAATGACAACAGATATTGACAGATCCGGCTGGAGTCAACTACAAAGCGCGATCGAGTCGATTATAGGACCAATAAAGAAATTAGTGGCAATCCCTCATGTTCGCGTCAACACCGCCAATAAGGTAACTGGCTTTGCCGGTTTCACATTAGAACACCTGACCGATGCTACATACGAATTTACGACCATGAGCCAAGCCGTGGACTTTATTAGCGGTCTGACTCCGCAAGCTCCCCCGGAGAAGGAGCGACTACAGAAATTTGTGGCTAATGAGTTGAAGCGCTTGCAACGAAAAAAGGAGGTTCTAACTGAAGAGCACGAACTAGCGAATGCTGCAGATGAGCTAAGACACAAAGCAGATATCCTGATGACTTACCTGTCCACCTTGCAGCAAGGTCAAGCAATAGTGAATTTACCAGATATTTATGCAGAACAGCCGAATACGATTATTCAAATTGAACTAGATCAAAGAGAGACGCCGTCGCGCAATGCCCAGATTTATTACAATCGTTATAATAAACAAAAACGCGCGCAACAGAATTTGGCGGTGCAACTCACACAATTAAATGAGGAAAGCAACTATTTGGAAAGCGTACAATTGATGCTAGAGCACACGCAAACAACGCAAGAAACACGCGAAATTGAGGAAGAACTCATTGCCGGAGGCTATCTTGCCAAAAGGGGAAAACGAAAGCCAGAGCCGGTTTCTGCCCCGTTGACTATTCTATTAGGCGATGGCTGCGTAATCACAGTTGGAAAAAATAATCGTCAAAATGACATCGTAACGTTTAAGATGTCCCGCCCTGATGATCTTTGGTTTCATACAAAGGATATCCCAGGTTCACACGTCATCCTGCGATCTGTTGGCTCTCCTGACAATGGCGCATTACAAACTGCGGCTATGGTCGCAGCCTACTTCAGCAAGGCTCGCCAATCTTCTAGCGTGCCTGTCGATTACACTCTGCGTCGCCATGTAAAGAAACCAAACGGTGCAAAGCCGGGGTTTGTGATATATGACAAGCAAAATACACTGTTTGTTACGCCTGAAGAAAAAACCGTTAATGAACTGCTTAATAATAAAAAATGA
- a CDS encoding DUF5665 domain-containing protein: MRKVNSVGLMTSHLRKLVNHLEKLRIAEYVELMQKPRRILFLNFIAGLARGLGIAVGATIVFALMIELMRRLIVLNIPGIGYFIAEIVRIVEMKNGGTF, encoded by the coding sequence ATGCGAAAAGTGAATAGTGTGGGATTGATGACATCCCATCTGCGAAAACTGGTAAATCATTTAGAAAAGCTACGCATTGCCGAATATGTGGAGCTCATGCAAAAGCCGCGCCGTATACTATTTCTCAATTTTATCGCTGGTTTGGCGCGTGGGTTAGGCATCGCTGTTGGCGCTACAATTGTCTTTGCATTAATGATCGAGCTGATGCGCAGACTAATTGTTCTCAACATTCCCGGCATAGGTTATTTTATTGCGGAAATTGTACGTATTGTTGAAATGAAAAATGGCGGAACTTTTTAA